In Prunus dulcis chromosome 1, ALMONDv2, whole genome shotgun sequence, the following are encoded in one genomic region:
- the LOC117627827 gene encoding mediator of RNA polymerase II transcription subunit 25 isoform X2: MAEKQLIVAVEGTAAMGPYWSTIISDYLDKIIGCFCGNELSGQKPSTSTVELSLVTFYTHGSYCGCLVQRSGWTRDLDLFLQWLSAIPFSGGGFSDAAIAEGLSEALMMFPTVQNGNQNQQNVDCQKHCILVAASNPHPLPTPVYRPQMQNLEQNESIDSQTENRLYDAEAVAKSFPQCSVSMSVICPKQLPKLRAIYNAGKRNPRSADPPIDNAKNPQFLVLISENFLEARATLSRPGSTNLPSNQSPVKMDIAPVASVTGPPPTSVPSVNGSVMNRQPVAVGNVPPATVKVEPSTVSSMVAGPAFPHIPSVRPPSQGVPSLQTSSPSSASQEMTTNNENVPDLKPVVSGVTHPSRPVGSILNNISQARVMNSAALTGGTSIGLQTMGQNPMAMHVSNMISSGMASSVGAAQNVFSSSGSGTLTQVAQNSGLSSFTSANSNVSGNNNLGISQPMSNLQGGVSMGQSVPGMSQGNLSGPQMVQSAIGMNPNMMSALGSSGSSSGTGTMIPTPGMPQQVQAGIQSLGANNSSAPNVPLSQQTSSALQSAQSKYVKVWEGNLSGQRQGQPVFITRLEGYRSASASETLAANWPPTMQIVRLISQDHMNNKQYVGRADFLVFRAMNQHGFLGQLQEKKLCAVIQLPSQTLLLSVSDKACRLIGMLFPGDMVVFKPQVGGQQQQQQQMQQQQPQQHPQLQQQQQQHPQLQQQQHPQLQQQQQQLQQQQQHPQMQQQQQHPQMQQQQQQQQHPQMQPQQQQHPQMQQQPQQHPQLQQQQQQHPQLQQQQQQHPQLQQQQQIPQLQQQQQQQQLPQLQQQQQLPQLQQQQLSQLQSQQQLPQLQQLQQQHQQQQLVGTGMGQAYVQGRSQLVSQGQVPSQGSNMPGGGFMG, translated from the exons ATGGCGGAGAAGCAGCTGATCGTCGCCGTTGAAGGCACCGCGGCCATGGGGCCCTACTGGTCAACCATTATATCTGATTACCTTGATAAGATAATCGG GTGTTTTTGTGGAAACGAGTTGAGTGGGCAG AAGCCCTCTACTTCTACGGTTGAGCTCTCCCTGGTCACCTTCTATACTCATGGATCGTATTGTG GTTGCCTGGTACAACGGAGTGGCTGGACAAGGGATTTAGATCTATTCTTACAGTGGCTTTCAGCTATACCCTTTTCTGGGGGTGGTTTTAGTGATGCTGCAATTGCGGAAGGGCTTTCTGAAGCTCTAATG ATGTTCCCTACTGTTCAAAATGGAAaccaaaatcaacaaaatgtGGATTGTCAGAAGCATTGCATACTTGTTGCTGCTAGTAACCCTCACCCCTTGCCCACACCAGTGTATCGACCACAAATGCAAAATTTGGAGCAGAATGAAAGTATTGACTCACAAACAGAAAACCGTCTTTATGATGCTGAGGCTGTTGCTAAATCATTTCCACAG TGCTCTGTTTCGATGTCAGTCATTTGTCCAAAACAGCTACCTAAACTCAGAGCAATTTATAATGCG GGAAAGCGCAACCCCCGGTCGGCAGACCCACCAATTGATAATGCAAAAAACCCCcagtttcttgttttaatCTCAGAGAACTTTTTGGAGGCCCGTGCTACTTTAAGTCGTCCTGGAAGTACAAATTTGCCCTCGAATCAGAGTCCTGTGAAAATGGACATAGCTCCTGTTGCTTCAGTTACAGGGCCGCCTCCAACTTCTGTGCCATCTG TGAATGGATCTGTTATGAATCGGCAACCAGTTGCTGTTGGAAATGTGCCTCCTGCTACTGTAAAAGTT GAGCCAAGTACTGTAAGTTCCATGGTAGCTGGACCTGCGTTTCCACATATTCCATCTGTCCGTCCTCCTTCCCAAGGAGTCCCAAGCTTGCAGACTTCTTCACCATCTTCTGCTTCTCAAGAGATGACCACAAATAATGAGAATGTGCCAGATTTGAAACCTGTAGTGAGTGGTGTGACACATCCCTCACGTCCTGTCGGTAGCATCCTCAACAATATCTCTCAAGCACGCGTGATGAACTCAGCAGCCTTAACTGGAGGAACTTCTATAGGACTCCAAACTATGGGTCAAAATCCTATGGCCATGCATGTATCAAACATGATATCTAGTGGAATGGCATCTTCAGTGGGTGCTGCTCAAAATGTGTTTTCATCTTCAGGGTCTGGCACTCTCACACAGGTTGCACAGAACTCAGGTCTTAGTTCATTTACTTCAGCTAATTCTAATGTGTCTGGAAATAATAACCTTGGGATTTCGCAACCAATGAGTAACCTTCAAGGTGGTGTTAGTATGGGTCAATCTGTACCTGGCATGAGCCAAGGAAATCTCTCGGGACCACAAATGGTTCAAAGTGCAATTGGCATGAACCCTAACATGATGAGTGCCCTTGGTTCATCAGGTTCCTCCTCTGGAACTGGTACCATGATTCCTACTCCAGGAATGCCTCAACAGGTGCAAGCTGGGATACAGTCACTTGGTGCAAACAATAGTTCAGCACCTAATGTACCGTTGTCACAACAGACATCAAGCGCTCTGCAATCTGCACAATCCAAATATGTGAAAGTCTGGGAG GGAAATTTATCTGGGCAGAGACAAGGGCAACCTGTATTTATCACCAGATTAGAG GGTTACAGGAGTGCTTCAGCTTCTGAGAC GCTTGCAGCAAACTGGCCACCGACAATGCAAATAGTCAGGCTCATATCTCAGGACCACATGAATAACAA GCAATATGTTGGAAGGGCAgactttcttgtttttcggGCAATGAATCAGCATGGGTTTCTTGGGCAGTTGCAAGAAAAGAAGCTT TGTGCTGTGATCCAATTGCCCTCTCAGACACTACTGCTCTCTGTTTCTGACAAAGCTTGCCGCTTGATTGGAATGCTTTTTCCTGGG GATATGGTTGTGTTTAAGCCACAAGTAGGTGGTcagcaacaacagcagcaacaaATGCAACAGCAGCAACCACAACAGCATCCACAGctacagcagcagcagcagcagcatccacagctacaacaacaacaacatccCCAgcttcagcagcagcagcagcagctgcaacaacagcaacagcatCCTCAGATgcaacaacagcaacagcatCCTCAGatgcaacagcagcagcagcagcagcagcatcctCAGATGCAAccacaacagcagcagcatccTCAGATGCAACAACAGCCGCAGCAGCATCCTCAACTgcaacaacagcagcagcagcatcctCAActgcaacaacaacagcagcagcatccTCAACTgcaacaacagcaacaaatTCCACAACTGcagcaacaacagcagcagcagcaacttCCGCAGCTgcaacaacagcagcaacTTCCGCAGCTGCAACAGCAGCAGCTCTCACAGCTACAATCACAACAACAGCTTCCACAATTGCAGCAACTGCAGCAACAACACCAACAACAGCAGTTGGTTGGGACAGGAATGGGTCAAGCTTATGTTCAAGGCAGGTCGCAATTAGTTTCACAGGGACAAGTTCCCTCACAAGGGTCCAATATGCCTGGAGGGGGCTTTATGGGTTAA
- the LOC117627827 gene encoding mediator of RNA polymerase II transcription subunit 25 isoform X1, which yields MAEKQLIVAVEGTAAMGPYWSTIISDYLDKIIGCFCGNELSGQKPSTSTVELSLVTFYTHGSYCGCLVQRSGWTRDLDLFLQWLSAIPFSGGGFSDAAIAEGLSEALMMFPTVQNGNQNQQNVDCQKHCILVAASNPHPLPTPVYRPQMQNLEQNESIDSQTENRLYDAEAVAKSFPQCSVSMSVICPKQLPKLRAIYNAGKRNPRSADPPIDNAKNPQFLVLISENFLEARATLSRPGSTNLPSNQSPVKMDIAPVASVTGPPPTSVPSVNGSVMNRQPVAVGNVPPATVKVEPSTVSSMVAGPAFPHIPSVRPPSQGVPSLQTSSPSSASQEMTTNNENVPDLKPVVSGVTHPSRPVGSILNNISQARVMNSAALTGGTSIGLQTMGQNPMAMHVSNMISSGMASSVGAAQNVFSSSGSGTLTQVAQNSGLSSFTSANSNVSGNNNLGISQPMSNLQGGVSMGQSVPGMSQGNLSGPQMVQSAIGMNPNMMSALGSSGSSSGTGTMIPTPGMPQQVQAGIQSLGANNSSAPNVPLSQQTSSALQSAQSKYVKVWEGNLSGQRQGQPVFITRLEGYRSASASETLAANWPPTMQIVRLISQDHMNNKQYVGRADFLVFRAMNQHGFLGQLQEKKLCAVIQLPSQTLLLSVSDKACRLIGMLFPGLSVPSVQDMVVFKPQVGGQQQQQQQMQQQQPQQHPQLQQQQQQHPQLQQQQHPQLQQQQQQLQQQQQHPQMQQQQQHPQMQQQQQQQQHPQMQPQQQQHPQMQQQPQQHPQLQQQQQQHPQLQQQQQQHPQLQQQQQIPQLQQQQQQQQLPQLQQQQQLPQLQQQQLSQLQSQQQLPQLQQLQQQHQQQQLVGTGMGQAYVQGRSQLVSQGQVPSQGSNMPGGGFMG from the exons ATGGCGGAGAAGCAGCTGATCGTCGCCGTTGAAGGCACCGCGGCCATGGGGCCCTACTGGTCAACCATTATATCTGATTACCTTGATAAGATAATCGG GTGTTTTTGTGGAAACGAGTTGAGTGGGCAG AAGCCCTCTACTTCTACGGTTGAGCTCTCCCTGGTCACCTTCTATACTCATGGATCGTATTGTG GTTGCCTGGTACAACGGAGTGGCTGGACAAGGGATTTAGATCTATTCTTACAGTGGCTTTCAGCTATACCCTTTTCTGGGGGTGGTTTTAGTGATGCTGCAATTGCGGAAGGGCTTTCTGAAGCTCTAATG ATGTTCCCTACTGTTCAAAATGGAAaccaaaatcaacaaaatgtGGATTGTCAGAAGCATTGCATACTTGTTGCTGCTAGTAACCCTCACCCCTTGCCCACACCAGTGTATCGACCACAAATGCAAAATTTGGAGCAGAATGAAAGTATTGACTCACAAACAGAAAACCGTCTTTATGATGCTGAGGCTGTTGCTAAATCATTTCCACAG TGCTCTGTTTCGATGTCAGTCATTTGTCCAAAACAGCTACCTAAACTCAGAGCAATTTATAATGCG GGAAAGCGCAACCCCCGGTCGGCAGACCCACCAATTGATAATGCAAAAAACCCCcagtttcttgttttaatCTCAGAGAACTTTTTGGAGGCCCGTGCTACTTTAAGTCGTCCTGGAAGTACAAATTTGCCCTCGAATCAGAGTCCTGTGAAAATGGACATAGCTCCTGTTGCTTCAGTTACAGGGCCGCCTCCAACTTCTGTGCCATCTG TGAATGGATCTGTTATGAATCGGCAACCAGTTGCTGTTGGAAATGTGCCTCCTGCTACTGTAAAAGTT GAGCCAAGTACTGTAAGTTCCATGGTAGCTGGACCTGCGTTTCCACATATTCCATCTGTCCGTCCTCCTTCCCAAGGAGTCCCAAGCTTGCAGACTTCTTCACCATCTTCTGCTTCTCAAGAGATGACCACAAATAATGAGAATGTGCCAGATTTGAAACCTGTAGTGAGTGGTGTGACACATCCCTCACGTCCTGTCGGTAGCATCCTCAACAATATCTCTCAAGCACGCGTGATGAACTCAGCAGCCTTAACTGGAGGAACTTCTATAGGACTCCAAACTATGGGTCAAAATCCTATGGCCATGCATGTATCAAACATGATATCTAGTGGAATGGCATCTTCAGTGGGTGCTGCTCAAAATGTGTTTTCATCTTCAGGGTCTGGCACTCTCACACAGGTTGCACAGAACTCAGGTCTTAGTTCATTTACTTCAGCTAATTCTAATGTGTCTGGAAATAATAACCTTGGGATTTCGCAACCAATGAGTAACCTTCAAGGTGGTGTTAGTATGGGTCAATCTGTACCTGGCATGAGCCAAGGAAATCTCTCGGGACCACAAATGGTTCAAAGTGCAATTGGCATGAACCCTAACATGATGAGTGCCCTTGGTTCATCAGGTTCCTCCTCTGGAACTGGTACCATGATTCCTACTCCAGGAATGCCTCAACAGGTGCAAGCTGGGATACAGTCACTTGGTGCAAACAATAGTTCAGCACCTAATGTACCGTTGTCACAACAGACATCAAGCGCTCTGCAATCTGCACAATCCAAATATGTGAAAGTCTGGGAG GGAAATTTATCTGGGCAGAGACAAGGGCAACCTGTATTTATCACCAGATTAGAG GGTTACAGGAGTGCTTCAGCTTCTGAGAC GCTTGCAGCAAACTGGCCACCGACAATGCAAATAGTCAGGCTCATATCTCAGGACCACATGAATAACAA GCAATATGTTGGAAGGGCAgactttcttgtttttcggGCAATGAATCAGCATGGGTTTCTTGGGCAGTTGCAAGAAAAGAAGCTT TGTGCTGTGATCCAATTGCCCTCTCAGACACTACTGCTCTCTGTTTCTGACAAAGCTTGCCGCTTGATTGGAATGCTTTTTCCTGGG CTAAGTGTACCGTCGGTTCAGGATATGGTTGTGTTTAAGCCACAAGTAGGTGGTcagcaacaacagcagcaacaaATGCAACAGCAGCAACCACAACAGCATCCACAGctacagcagcagcagcagcagcatccacagctacaacaacaacaacatccCCAgcttcagcagcagcagcagcagctgcaacaacagcaacagcatCCTCAGATgcaacaacagcaacagcatCCTCAGatgcaacagcagcagcagcagcagcagcatcctCAGATGCAAccacaacagcagcagcatccTCAGATGCAACAACAGCCGCAGCAGCATCCTCAACTgcaacaacagcagcagcagcatcctCAActgcaacaacaacagcagcagcatccTCAACTgcaacaacagcaacaaatTCCACAACTGcagcaacaacagcagcagcagcaacttCCGCAGCTgcaacaacagcagcaacTTCCGCAGCTGCAACAGCAGCAGCTCTCACAGCTACAATCACAACAACAGCTTCCACAATTGCAGCAACTGCAGCAACAACACCAACAACAGCAGTTGGTTGGGACAGGAATGGGTCAAGCTTATGTTCAAGGCAGGTCGCAATTAGTTTCACAGGGACAAGTTCCCTCACAAGGGTCCAATATGCCTGGAGGGGGCTTTATGGGTTAA
- the LOC117627827 gene encoding mediator of RNA polymerase II transcription subunit 25 isoform X3, protein MAEKQLIVAVEGTAAMGPYWSTIISDYLDKIIGCFCGNELSGQKPSTSTVELSLVTFYTHGSYCGCLVQRSGWTRDLDLFLQWLSAIPFSGGGFSDAAIAEGLSEALMMFPTVQNGNQNQQNVDCQKHCILVAASNPHPLPTPVYRPQMQNLEQNESIDSQTENRLYDAEAVAKSFPQGKRNPRSADPPIDNAKNPQFLVLISENFLEARATLSRPGSTNLPSNQSPVKMDIAPVASVTGPPPTSVPSVNGSVMNRQPVAVGNVPPATVKVEPSTVSSMVAGPAFPHIPSVRPPSQGVPSLQTSSPSSASQEMTTNNENVPDLKPVVSGVTHPSRPVGSILNNISQARVMNSAALTGGTSIGLQTMGQNPMAMHVSNMISSGMASSVGAAQNVFSSSGSGTLTQVAQNSGLSSFTSANSNVSGNNNLGISQPMSNLQGGVSMGQSVPGMSQGNLSGPQMVQSAIGMNPNMMSALGSSGSSSGTGTMIPTPGMPQQVQAGIQSLGANNSSAPNVPLSQQTSSALQSAQSKYVKVWEGNLSGQRQGQPVFITRLEGYRSASASETLAANWPPTMQIVRLISQDHMNNKQYVGRADFLVFRAMNQHGFLGQLQEKKLCAVIQLPSQTLLLSVSDKACRLIGMLFPGLSVPSVQDMVVFKPQVGGQQQQQQQMQQQQPQQHPQLQQQQQQHPQLQQQQHPQLQQQQQQLQQQQQHPQMQQQQQHPQMQQQQQQQQHPQMQPQQQQHPQMQQQPQQHPQLQQQQQQHPQLQQQQQQHPQLQQQQQIPQLQQQQQQQQLPQLQQQQQLPQLQQQQLSQLQSQQQLPQLQQLQQQHQQQQLVGTGMGQAYVQGRSQLVSQGQVPSQGSNMPGGGFMG, encoded by the exons ATGGCGGAGAAGCAGCTGATCGTCGCCGTTGAAGGCACCGCGGCCATGGGGCCCTACTGGTCAACCATTATATCTGATTACCTTGATAAGATAATCGG GTGTTTTTGTGGAAACGAGTTGAGTGGGCAG AAGCCCTCTACTTCTACGGTTGAGCTCTCCCTGGTCACCTTCTATACTCATGGATCGTATTGTG GTTGCCTGGTACAACGGAGTGGCTGGACAAGGGATTTAGATCTATTCTTACAGTGGCTTTCAGCTATACCCTTTTCTGGGGGTGGTTTTAGTGATGCTGCAATTGCGGAAGGGCTTTCTGAAGCTCTAATG ATGTTCCCTACTGTTCAAAATGGAAaccaaaatcaacaaaatgtGGATTGTCAGAAGCATTGCATACTTGTTGCTGCTAGTAACCCTCACCCCTTGCCCACACCAGTGTATCGACCACAAATGCAAAATTTGGAGCAGAATGAAAGTATTGACTCACAAACAGAAAACCGTCTTTATGATGCTGAGGCTGTTGCTAAATCATTTCCACAG GGAAAGCGCAACCCCCGGTCGGCAGACCCACCAATTGATAATGCAAAAAACCCCcagtttcttgttttaatCTCAGAGAACTTTTTGGAGGCCCGTGCTACTTTAAGTCGTCCTGGAAGTACAAATTTGCCCTCGAATCAGAGTCCTGTGAAAATGGACATAGCTCCTGTTGCTTCAGTTACAGGGCCGCCTCCAACTTCTGTGCCATCTG TGAATGGATCTGTTATGAATCGGCAACCAGTTGCTGTTGGAAATGTGCCTCCTGCTACTGTAAAAGTT GAGCCAAGTACTGTAAGTTCCATGGTAGCTGGACCTGCGTTTCCACATATTCCATCTGTCCGTCCTCCTTCCCAAGGAGTCCCAAGCTTGCAGACTTCTTCACCATCTTCTGCTTCTCAAGAGATGACCACAAATAATGAGAATGTGCCAGATTTGAAACCTGTAGTGAGTGGTGTGACACATCCCTCACGTCCTGTCGGTAGCATCCTCAACAATATCTCTCAAGCACGCGTGATGAACTCAGCAGCCTTAACTGGAGGAACTTCTATAGGACTCCAAACTATGGGTCAAAATCCTATGGCCATGCATGTATCAAACATGATATCTAGTGGAATGGCATCTTCAGTGGGTGCTGCTCAAAATGTGTTTTCATCTTCAGGGTCTGGCACTCTCACACAGGTTGCACAGAACTCAGGTCTTAGTTCATTTACTTCAGCTAATTCTAATGTGTCTGGAAATAATAACCTTGGGATTTCGCAACCAATGAGTAACCTTCAAGGTGGTGTTAGTATGGGTCAATCTGTACCTGGCATGAGCCAAGGAAATCTCTCGGGACCACAAATGGTTCAAAGTGCAATTGGCATGAACCCTAACATGATGAGTGCCCTTGGTTCATCAGGTTCCTCCTCTGGAACTGGTACCATGATTCCTACTCCAGGAATGCCTCAACAGGTGCAAGCTGGGATACAGTCACTTGGTGCAAACAATAGTTCAGCACCTAATGTACCGTTGTCACAACAGACATCAAGCGCTCTGCAATCTGCACAATCCAAATATGTGAAAGTCTGGGAG GGAAATTTATCTGGGCAGAGACAAGGGCAACCTGTATTTATCACCAGATTAGAG GGTTACAGGAGTGCTTCAGCTTCTGAGAC GCTTGCAGCAAACTGGCCACCGACAATGCAAATAGTCAGGCTCATATCTCAGGACCACATGAATAACAA GCAATATGTTGGAAGGGCAgactttcttgtttttcggGCAATGAATCAGCATGGGTTTCTTGGGCAGTTGCAAGAAAAGAAGCTT TGTGCTGTGATCCAATTGCCCTCTCAGACACTACTGCTCTCTGTTTCTGACAAAGCTTGCCGCTTGATTGGAATGCTTTTTCCTGGG CTAAGTGTACCGTCGGTTCAGGATATGGTTGTGTTTAAGCCACAAGTAGGTGGTcagcaacaacagcagcaacaaATGCAACAGCAGCAACCACAACAGCATCCACAGctacagcagcagcagcagcagcatccacagctacaacaacaacaacatccCCAgcttcagcagcagcagcagcagctgcaacaacagcaacagcatCCTCAGATgcaacaacagcaacagcatCCTCAGatgcaacagcagcagcagcagcagcagcatcctCAGATGCAAccacaacagcagcagcatccTCAGATGCAACAACAGCCGCAGCAGCATCCTCAACTgcaacaacagcagcagcagcatcctCAActgcaacaacaacagcagcagcatccTCAACTgcaacaacagcaacaaatTCCACAACTGcagcaacaacagcagcagcagcaacttCCGCAGCTgcaacaacagcagcaacTTCCGCAGCTGCAACAGCAGCAGCTCTCACAGCTACAATCACAACAACAGCTTCCACAATTGCAGCAACTGCAGCAACAACACCAACAACAGCAGTTGGTTGGGACAGGAATGGGTCAAGCTTATGTTCAAGGCAGGTCGCAATTAGTTTCACAGGGACAAGTTCCCTCACAAGGGTCCAATATGCCTGGAGGGGGCTTTATGGGTTAA